A part of Methanomassiliicoccales archaeon genomic DNA contains:
- a CDS encoding ATP-binding protein codes for MKELVILSGKGGTGKTVIAASLIKIQPSVVAADCDLDAPNLDLLFNSRELSRAPLIMQRAFIRTDSCDGCGICASHCRFQAIAMVKKGKNRYAKIDLDRCEGCGLCSHLCPQTAIELRGQDIGERFLSKIDNGWLSHGNLEPPAENVGKFAMEIKNAARDKAIEESIPLLIVDGPPGIACTAIATLSGADLCLLVTEPTASGAHDMERVAALAKRMSVPTALVINRFDLNPKKADEIERRAKDLQIEVVSKVPFCEMVYDSLANGKPVVDLFPDSVFSRCMRKIDGYIHNVLLM; via the coding sequence ATGAAGGAACTCGTGATCCTAAGCGGCAAAGGGGGGACGGGCAAGACAGTCATAGCTGCCAGCTTGATAAAGATACAGCCGTCTGTCGTGGCGGCAGATTGCGATCTTGACGCTCCGAACCTAGACCTTCTTTTCAATTCCCGCGAATTATCAAGGGCGCCGTTGATTATGCAGAGAGCATTCATTAGGACAGATTCTTGTGATGGCTGCGGAATATGCGCCTCTCATTGTAGATTCCAAGCCATCGCGATGGTAAAAAAAGGGAAGAATAGATACGCTAAAATCGACCTCGATAGATGTGAAGGTTGCGGATTATGCAGTCATCTTTGCCCACAAACGGCGATAGAGCTAAGAGGGCAAGACATCGGTGAGAGGTTTCTGTCCAAAATAGATAATGGCTGGCTATCCCATGGCAATCTGGAACCACCTGCAGAGAATGTAGGGAAATTTGCTATGGAGATAAAGAATGCTGCTAGGGACAAAGCCATCGAAGAAAGTATCCCGCTGTTGATAGTCGACGGACCCCCGGGGATTGCCTGTACTGCTATAGCCACTCTATCTGGAGCAGATCTCTGCCTGCTGGTTACAGAGCCGACGGCTAGCGGAGCACACGACATGGAAAGAGTTGCAGCTTTGGCTAAGAGGATGAGTGTCCCGACTGCCTTGGTCATCAATCGATTCGACCTCAATCCGAAGAAGGCCGATGAGATAGAGAGAAGAGCTAAAGATTTGCAAATCGAAGTGGTGAGTAAGGTACCTTTTTGCGAGATGGTATATGATAGCCTTGCCAACGGGAAGCCCGTTGTTGACCTCTTCCCAGACTCCGTATTTAGTAGATGCATGAGAAAAATTGACGGTTATATCCACAACGTTCTTTTAATGTAG
- a CDS encoding ATP-binding protein, translating to MRIAVASGKGGTGKTLVSTNLSAAARSWLVDLDVEAPNCHLFPFSGQETVQSIHRPVPYVSQEDCSSCGKCASFCRFGAVMHIKGQVKFREEACHSCGACMDLCPRKAILMRERKIGELVYLAGIHRSLVYGLMRIGEPSTVPLIRAVKERIPENVNAVLDCPPGVGCGVTEALSGADVCLLVTEPTPFGMHDLGLAIKLVRKMGIPALLLLNKVGLRDKDASEYLEYLDKFDLEIAASLPFSRFIAEKYSKGELLIEEPRWKELFSRLWEKCLEVADK from the coding sequence TTGCGAATAGCAGTCGCCAGCGGCAAGGGTGGCACAGGTAAGACTCTGGTCTCGACCAATCTCTCTGCAGCTGCTAGGAGTTGGCTGGTTGACCTTGACGTGGAGGCCCCCAACTGCCATCTATTCCCTTTTTCTGGGCAGGAAACGGTCCAAAGCATTCATCGCCCCGTCCCTTATGTCTCCCAGGAAGATTGCAGTTCTTGCGGGAAATGTGCATCCTTTTGCCGCTTCGGCGCCGTTATGCACATCAAGGGACAAGTAAAGTTCAGAGAGGAAGCTTGCCATAGCTGCGGGGCTTGCATGGATCTTTGCCCTCGAAAAGCCATCCTGATGCGAGAGAGAAAGATAGGAGAGCTGGTCTATTTAGCGGGAATCCATAGGAGCCTCGTTTATGGTTTGATGAGGATCGGGGAGCCATCCACGGTGCCTCTTATCCGTGCTGTGAAAGAGAGAATCCCTGAAAATGTGAATGCGGTGTTGGACTGCCCTCCTGGTGTGGGCTGTGGCGTGACCGAAGCCCTGAGCGGCGCTGATGTCTGCCTATTGGTCACTGAACCGACGCCTTTCGGAATGCATGATCTTGGTTTGGCCATCAAACTCGTGAGAAAAATGGGCATTCCCGCCCTCTTGCTCCTCAACAAGGTTGGACTGCGGGATAAGGACGCGAGTGAATATCTCGAGTATCTGGACAAGTTTGATTTGGAAATCGCCGCAAGCCTGCCTTTTAGCCGCTTCATAGCCGAGAAATATTCGAAGGGTGAGCTCCTAATTGAGGAGCCGAGGTGGAAGGAGCTATTCTCGAGACTATGGGAAAAGTGCCTGGAGGTTGCAGATAAATGA
- a CDS encoding NifB/NifX family molybdenum-iron cluster-binding protein, with protein sequence MKVCVPSMGTSINDDICQHFGRAPYYLIVDTEDGSLDVLENRGEHAGGVGKPPEHIAKRGVQVMICSSLGPKAIQMLENFNIRTYVGACGTINQAIRQWKEGKLRPADVHSACKEHRH encoded by the coding sequence ATGAAAGTATGCGTGCCTTCCATGGGCACTAGCATCAATGACGATATTTGCCAGCATTTCGGTCGCGCTCCATATTACCTAATAGTTGATACGGAAGATGGTTCTCTTGATGTTCTTGAGAATAGGGGAGAGCATGCAGGAGGAGTCGGCAAGCCCCCAGAGCATATCGCAAAGCGAGGAGTTCAAGTAATGATCTGCTCTAGTCTCGGCCCTAAGGCAATCCAGATGTTGGAGAATTTCAACATTCGCACCTATGTTGGGGCTTGCGGCACCATCAATCAAGCTATAAGACAGTGGAAGGAGGGTAAGCTCCGACCCGCGGATGTCCACAGTGCCTGCAAGGAACATAGGCATTGA
- a CDS encoding NifB/NifX family molybdenum-iron cluster-binding protein, which yields MREMKLAICSKGPSLDDSVDDRFGRCRYLLLVENGKVERVVKDPSSEQSCGAGVRTAQIVVENGATAVLGGKPGPNAMRILRESGIEVFIAKSMSGKEALIAFEKGLLIRCEEREYSAEDVVMHGFSSERASYRTNRIEN from the coding sequence ATGAGAGAGATGAAGCTTGCCATATGCTCAAAGGGCCCCAGCCTCGACGACTCTGTGGATGACAGGTTCGGACGCTGCAGATACCTTCTATTGGTGGAGAATGGAAAGGTCGAGCGTGTTGTCAAAGACCCTTCCTCCGAGCAAAGCTGTGGTGCGGGGGTGCGCACGGCGCAGATCGTGGTAGAGAACGGCGCCACCGCGGTCTTGGGGGGTAAGCCCGGACCTAATGCTATGCGAATCCTCAGAGAATCAGGCATAGAGGTCTTCATAGCCAAATCCATGAGCGGGAAAGAGGCTCTAATAGCCTTTGAGAAAGGGCTTCTCATAAGATGTGAAGAACGAGAATATAGCGCCGAGGATGTGGTGATGCACGGGTTCTCGAGTGAAAGAGCCAGTTACAGAACCAATCGAATAGAGAACTGA
- a CDS encoding helix-turn-helix domain-containing protein has translation MRLATLTLKCKDNWVAKFSKITGMKVEIERCIPKHGNKGQGLLKIHGPEDMTQEEVERKLGSILPGCSTKLMMVSPGHWLGTTEVPFCQLCQALSKTNCILESARSGQEGEIEWSVIAPDASALTCLVKELSESGCQVKVKKVVRLKDARGLTGRQSHALRMAYDLGYFDIPRKINLDQLAKRMEISKPSLDIILRRAQRKLVEEQMASL, from the coding sequence ATGAGACTGGCGACCTTGACATTGAAATGCAAAGACAATTGGGTAGCCAAGTTCTCCAAGATCACGGGAATGAAGGTCGAGATAGAGAGATGTATCCCCAAACATGGTAACAAAGGCCAGGGTCTTCTAAAGATCCATGGACCAGAGGATATGACGCAGGAAGAGGTAGAGAGGAAGCTAGGCTCAATCCTACCTGGTTGCTCGACGAAATTGATGATGGTTAGCCCAGGTCATTGGCTTGGTACGACAGAGGTGCCATTTTGTCAATTATGTCAGGCTCTTTCCAAAACCAACTGTATCCTTGAATCCGCTAGATCCGGGCAGGAAGGGGAGATAGAATGGTCCGTGATCGCCCCTGACGCTTCTGCACTTACATGCTTGGTGAAAGAGTTGAGCGAATCGGGATGTCAAGTAAAGGTGAAGAAAGTTGTCCGGCTAAAGGATGCACGAGGCTTGACAGGAAGGCAGAGTCACGCCCTGCGCATGGCCTACGATCTAGGTTACTTCGATATCCCAAGAAAAATAAACTTGGACCAATTGGCAAAGAGAATGGAGATATCGAAACCATCGCTGGACATAATTCTCCGTCGAGCCCAACGTAAGCTTGTTGAAGAGCAGATGGCTTCCCTATGA
- a CDS encoding DUF134 domain-containing protein — MPRPKRCRRISCGQPHELFKPHGIPWRDLEQVMMGVDELEAVRLADLEMLNQLEAAERMGVSQPTFSRILASGRRKMAEAVIHGKALRIIPQRFTTPNEEVIR, encoded by the coding sequence ATGCCCAGGCCAAAAAGATGCCGTCGCATCTCATGCGGACAGCCACATGAGTTGTTCAAACCGCATGGGATACCGTGGAGGGATCTAGAACAGGTCATGATGGGTGTGGATGAGCTAGAGGCGGTGCGATTGGCAGACTTGGAGATGCTAAATCAGCTGGAGGCGGCCGAGCGAATGGGCGTCTCCCAGCCCACATTCTCTCGCATACTTGCCTCGGGAAGACGGAAAATGGCGGAGGCGGTCATCCATGGCAAGGCCCTGCGAATAATCCCACAGCGATTTACCACTCCTAACGAGGAGGTGATCAGATGA
- a CDS encoding citrate/2-methylcitrate synthase translates to MGEQEEKAVVRGLRDVPAAETRLSYVDPNGYLYYLGYNIDDLVGRVRYAEVAFLFLHKRLPRMDELERFSSELIENMRLPEAIVDSIRRTPMRCKPMDVLRTEVSRLGEYDPESNDLSMPANLRKAVRLIAQVPTIVATLHRARQGLDVPEPRKDLSFVENFLYMFKGSLPNKAEADVLHRLMILHADHGFNASTFAARVTASTNSDMYSAVTSAIGTLKGPLHGGASEKVMEMLDDIGLEEHVNEYIQGLLDDNKKIMGFGHRVYKAEDPRTKHLRLIVENLCHQERTMSLYNKCIKIEQIVLERKKIYPNLDFYAAAAMDALGVPKEFFTPFFCCSRISGWVAHVIEQYEDAVLLRPSSKYVGEFGRPFVPIEQR, encoded by the coding sequence ATGGGAGAGCAAGAAGAGAAGGCGGTGGTGCGCGGCCTCAGGGATGTCCCAGCTGCGGAGACAAGGCTTAGCTATGTGGATCCAAATGGATACCTCTATTATCTCGGCTATAACATCGACGACTTAGTAGGTCGTGTTCGATACGCCGAGGTAGCCTTCCTTTTCTTGCATAAAAGGCTTCCGAGAATGGATGAGCTAGAGCGGTTCAGTTCTGAACTCATCGAAAACATGAGGCTGCCAGAGGCCATAGTTGACAGCATTAGGAGGACGCCAATGCGATGTAAGCCTATGGACGTCCTCAGGACCGAGGTCTCACGCCTGGGAGAATACGATCCAGAGAGCAACGATCTGTCCATGCCCGCTAATCTTAGGAAGGCGGTGCGGCTGATAGCTCAAGTCCCCACTATCGTGGCCACTTTGCATCGGGCTCGCCAGGGACTGGATGTTCCTGAGCCGAGGAAGGATCTGAGTTTCGTGGAGAACTTCCTCTATATGTTCAAAGGTTCCCTTCCCAATAAGGCCGAAGCGGACGTATTGCATCGGCTCATGATACTCCACGCTGACCATGGCTTCAACGCCTCTACCTTCGCCGCTCGCGTTACGGCAAGCACCAACTCCGACATGTATTCCGCCGTCACTTCTGCTATAGGAACGCTGAAGGGACCCCTCCATGGAGGTGCCAGCGAGAAAGTCATGGAGATGCTGGATGATATTGGGCTGGAGGAGCATGTTAACGAGTATATCCAGGGACTGCTGGACGATAACAAGAAGATAATGGGGTTCGGGCATCGCGTCTATAAAGCTGAGGATCCCCGTACCAAGCATCTCAGGCTCATCGTGGAGAACCTCTGTCATCAAGAGAGGACGATGAGTCTTTATAATAAATGCATCAAGATCGAGCAAATAGTCCTTGAGCGAAAGAAAATTTACCCCAATCTGGACTTCTACGCTGCGGCGGCCATGGACGCGCTAGGAGTGCCCAAGGAGTTCTTCACTCCTTTCTTCTGCTGCAGTCGAATATCTGGATGGGTGGCGCATGTGATAGAGCAATATGAGGATGCGGTGCTCCTCCGCCCCTCTTCCAAATATGTGGGCGAATTCGGAAGGCCTTTCGTGCCAATAGAACAGAGGTGA
- a CDS encoding glycosyltransferase produces MASSEEGSEPLVSVIIPAYDRPKLLEKAIASVLAQTYQRWELLIVEDGSPVDLTSTVRMFSDPRIQHLRQKENQGVAAARNRGANVAKGEYIAFLDSDDEWKPQKLARQLSYLRAKGPEFNFSYTLREVVDDTGAVISDYNKHEEEGDLREVIAWPAVLGTPSSWLIRRQLFLEMGGFDESLKYAEDWEFSIRLAKVTMIACLRERLTVMREHSGERLSKGLENKPHVATSLIAIHDRHLEVFEKSPKAHAELLRRISYYLRINGDLRGSRKYAIKALTTRPSIESMKFLAKALIGGG; encoded by the coding sequence ATGGCTAGCTCCGAAGAAGGCTCTGAGCCGTTGGTCTCCGTGATAATACCAGCCTATGATCGCCCCAAGCTCTTGGAGAAGGCCATTGCCAGCGTGTTAGCTCAGACCTATCAGCGATGGGAATTGCTGATTGTGGAGGACGGCTCCCCAGTCGATCTCACGTCAACTGTTAGGATGTTTTCCGACCCTAGAATCCAACATTTACGTCAAAAGGAGAACCAAGGGGTGGCGGCAGCAAGGAATCGAGGCGCGAATGTTGCCAAAGGAGAATACATCGCCTTCCTTGATAGCGACGATGAATGGAAGCCCCAGAAGCTGGCAAGACAGCTCTCATATTTACGTGCGAAAGGTCCGGAGTTTAACTTCTCATACACCCTGAGAGAGGTCGTGGATGATACTGGTGCCGTGATTTCGGACTATAATAAACATGAGGAGGAGGGCGATTTGAGAGAGGTGATCGCCTGGCCAGCTGTCCTGGGGACACCTTCTTCCTGGTTGATACGGCGCCAGCTCTTCCTGGAAATGGGCGGTTTCGACGAAAGCTTAAAATACGCTGAGGATTGGGAGTTCAGCATCCGATTGGCTAAAGTCACCATGATCGCCTGTCTCAGAGAGAGATTGACAGTCATGCGAGAGCATTCGGGAGAAAGGCTCTCTAAAGGTCTAGAGAATAAACCTCATGTGGCCACATCGCTCATCGCCATTCATGATCGCCATCTCGAAGTCTTCGAAAAGAGCCCCAAGGCCCACGCCGAGCTTCTTCGACGAATCAGCTATTATCTTCGAATCAATGGCGACTTAAGAGGTTCAAGGAAGTACGCTATTAAGGCCCTCACGACAAGGCCCTCAATAGAATCCATGAAATTTTTGGCTAAGGCATTAATAGGAGGAGGATGA
- the heR gene encoding heliorhodopsin HeR — protein MTETAGESKQIADPKDPKYLKLKKWNLVMGTLHLIQGLIMLLFTKEVWVPITTNFFKFQEGIGPIPNQQTMFEVPLGPMIALFMFMSAIAHYSVSTFGYKWYVQNLSKGMNPARWYEYAISSSLMIVIIAILSGLNDAAALLLLIGCNASMNLFGYSMELQNQYTTKTSWINFYFGSIAGAIAWIAVLMYFFGAALENFDNIPNFVYVATAFLVFFWITFPLNMILQYRKKGRWKDYLVGERGYIILSLVSKSILAWTLFFGIQARA, from the coding sequence ATGACAGAAACGGCAGGAGAAAGTAAACAAATAGCGGATCCAAAGGATCCTAAATACCTTAAGTTGAAAAAATGGAACTTGGTGATGGGCACCCTGCATCTCATACAAGGCCTGATTATGCTTCTTTTCACCAAGGAGGTCTGGGTTCCCATTACGACTAATTTCTTTAAGTTCCAGGAGGGCATCGGACCGATACCTAATCAGCAGACGATGTTCGAGGTGCCCTTGGGGCCGATGATCGCCCTCTTCATGTTCATGTCAGCTATTGCCCACTACTCTGTCTCTACTTTCGGTTATAAATGGTATGTCCAGAACCTGAGCAAGGGAATGAACCCAGCCAGATGGTATGAGTACGCCATTTCCTCCTCTTTGATGATAGTCATTATAGCCATACTCAGCGGACTCAATGATGCCGCGGCCCTCCTGCTTCTTATAGGGTGCAATGCATCCATGAATCTATTCGGCTACTCCATGGAGTTGCAGAACCAATACACCACTAAAACAAGCTGGATCAACTTCTATTTCGGATCCATCGCCGGCGCCATCGCTTGGATAGCCGTGCTCATGTATTTCTTCGGAGCGGCTCTGGAGAACTTCGACAACATACCGAATTTCGTTTACGTGGCCACGGCCTTCCTGGTCTTCTTCTGGATAACCTTCCCCCTGAACATGATCCTGCAGTACCGCAAGAAGGGGAGATGGAAGGATTATTTAGTTGGCGAAAGAGGATATATCATCCTTAGCCTGGTATCCAAGTCGATACTGGCATGGACCCTGTTCTTCGGTATCCAAGCTAGGGCATGA
- a CDS encoding YkgJ family cysteine cluster protein → MKCARCGKCCYETRMELSEEDVHRLEALGYSRKDFCESDKDGILRLRNVKGRCYFLLGNNECAVYPSRPLGCEIYPVNCDLDGEVFVDDFCSVASSVGKDEILRKGELLRRHLRVIDHEAALRKGKPV, encoded by the coding sequence ATGAAATGCGCTCGATGCGGGAAGTGCTGCTACGAAACCAGGATGGAACTTTCAGAGGAGGATGTACATAGATTGGAGGCATTAGGCTATTCCAGGAAGGACTTCTGCGAGAGCGATAAAGATGGCATTCTCAGATTGAGGAATGTAAAAGGAAGATGCTATTTCCTTTTAGGTAACAACGAATGTGCAGTGTATCCCTCACGACCTCTTGGATGCGAAATATACCCGGTGAATTGCGATCTGGACGGAGAAGTCTTTGTTGACGACTTCTGCTCCGTCGCTTCCTCAGTCGGAAAAGATGAGATATTAAGGAAAGGGGAGCTGCTGAGAAGGCATTTGCGCGTTATTGATCATGAGGCTGCGCTGAGGAAAGGTAAGCCGGTCTGA
- a CDS encoding nitroreductase family protein: MNTLEAISTRRSCRSFSNRPIPPEIIDKLVRAAMQAPSAGNQQPWHFLIVTERKMLDAIVDVNPNAKMCLEAQAAILVCGDTSKERYPGFWPQDCSAAAQNLLLAAHEMGLGAVWTGVYPIEERIKGVRKLFKLPDEIVPLCLIPLGYPAKPLPQVDRFRPERVHMNGW, encoded by the coding sequence ATGAACACTTTAGAAGCCATTAGCACAAGAAGGAGCTGTCGCAGCTTCTCTAATAGGCCAATCCCACCAGAGATAATAGATAAGCTGGTGAGGGCGGCCATGCAGGCACCCTCCGCTGGCAACCAACAACCTTGGCATTTTCTGATCGTGACCGAACGAAAGATGCTGGATGCGATCGTAGATGTTAATCCGAATGCCAAGATGTGCCTGGAGGCGCAGGCTGCCATTTTAGTGTGTGGCGACACCAGCAAGGAGAGATATCCTGGCTTTTGGCCCCAGGATTGCTCCGCGGCGGCCCAGAATCTGCTCTTGGCCGCCCATGAAATGGGACTTGGGGCAGTATGGACAGGGGTCTATCCTATCGAGGAAAGGATCAAGGGGGTGCGTAAGCTGTTCAAGCTTCCCGATGAAATCGTGCCTCTATGCTTGATACCTTTGGGATATCCAGCGAAGCCATTGCCACAGGTAGACCGCTTTCGTCCCGAACGGGTGCATATGAATGGATGGTAG
- a CDS encoding radical SAM protein — translation MKVLLSTPPGRTTEKWPPLGLLYLASNLRKERDDEVVVCDAFCADWDRSELLSRIIQEKPDVIGLSCSTHTFLKAIAVLEKVREALPQSIILMGGYHATFATESILRSYPFIDYILRGEAEHSLVSLLDSLDKGDEPKTVQGICYMKKGELVKRPICLVEDLDSLPFPDRSALVGIRYGYTHQGIPLTFGKFTTISSSRGCPFRCSYCSCAAFSLNRWRPRSAENVVQELEEIYSDGFESCVFVDDNFTHDKRRVMRICELIKKRRIRLRMYCEGRVDSASKELLLTMKKAGFDVIYFGAESASQSTLDYFNKHITPEKTAQAIANAKESGMLVITSFIFGAPVEKDEDLITTLNFIREVRPHAIQVNILDCLPGTKIWDEMSQHGFIRPDDWKSNHRIYEYECARSKQELQDLVNSAYSEWLKGWWSGRGVKEFFSTLLRNHTARRIVFSNILNRNVRTQIRRGMKPF, via the coding sequence TGTGCTGACTGGGATAGAAGCGAACTCTTAAGCAGAATAATTCAGGAGAAGCCAGACGTTATAGGATTGAGCTGCTCAACACACACCTTCCTCAAAGCCATCGCAGTTTTGGAGAAAGTGAGAGAAGCGCTTCCCCAGAGCATCATTCTCATGGGGGGCTATCATGCCACCTTTGCTACTGAGAGTATCCTGAGAAGCTATCCTTTCATAGACTATATCCTCCGTGGCGAGGCTGAGCACTCGCTGGTATCCCTATTGGACAGCTTGGACAAAGGGGACGAGCCTAAGACAGTGCAAGGAATTTGCTATATGAAAAAAGGGGAGTTGGTGAAGAGGCCGATATGTCTTGTGGAGGACCTTGACTCTCTTCCCTTTCCCGACCGGAGCGCACTTGTTGGTATAAGATATGGGTATACGCACCAAGGGATACCATTGACCTTCGGGAAATTCACCACCATTTCCTCATCCAGGGGCTGTCCTTTTCGTTGCTCTTACTGCTCCTGTGCTGCCTTCTCTTTGAACAGATGGAGGCCGCGCAGTGCCGAGAATGTGGTACAAGAATTGGAGGAAATTTATTCTGATGGCTTTGAAAGCTGCGTTTTTGTCGATGATAACTTCACCCATGACAAAAGGCGAGTGATGCGCATATGCGAACTGATCAAGAAAAGAAGGATCCGCCTCCGCATGTACTGCGAAGGAAGGGTGGACTCGGCCTCGAAAGAACTTCTACTCACCATGAAAAAGGCTGGCTTCGATGTGATTTATTTCGGGGCTGAGAGTGCGTCCCAATCCACGTTGGATTATTTCAATAAGCATATAACCCCGGAGAAGACCGCCCAGGCTATCGCCAATGCTAAGGAATCTGGAATGCTGGTAATAACGTCCTTCATCTTTGGCGCGCCAGTAGAGAAAGATGAGGACCTCATCACCACTCTCAACTTCATAAGGGAAGTACGGCCACATGCCATACAAGTAAACATACTTGATTGTCTGCCAGGGACGAAGATATGGGATGAGATGAGCCAACACGGATTCATTCGCCCAGATGACTGGAAGAGCAATCATCGCATCTATGAATATGAGTGCGCGCGCTCTAAGCAGGAGTTGCAGGACCTTGTTAATTCAGCTTACTCTGAATGGCTGAAAGGGTGGTGGAGTGGAAGAGGAGTGAAGGAGTTTTTTTCAACCTTGCTCCGTAATCATACCGCCAGACGTATAGTCTTCAGCAACATCCTGAATCGTAATGTCCGCACTCAGATAAGGAGAGGCATGAAGCCTTTCTGA